The Salinicoccus roseus genome window below encodes:
- a CDS encoding homocysteine S-methyltransferase family protein, which produces MKRSLEERLEDGPVIAGEGYLFELERRGYLQAGSFVPEVALDNPEALKQTYRDYMNAGSDVVLAFTYNAHREKMRIIGKEELLEPLNRNAIRLAKEVAKEHPTEEALVAGNISNTNIFDPDNPESKDQVRRMFREMVRWCKEEEVDYINGETFYYHEEAVIALEEIQRQGIPAVITLGLMGENILRDGFTVEESCRILSEKGALVVGMNCFRGPATMQPYLEKIRASVDGYVGGLPIPYRTTEEHPTFFNLPDGGCSCHLPLETTFPTSLDPLYHNRYELAEWAKSAKDIGVNYIGLCCGASPAMLRSVAEAVGMETVNSKYSPNMEKHFLFGKDESLQAHNVSYRSKA; this is translated from the coding sequence ATGAAACGCAGTTTGGAAGAAAGACTCGAGGACGGTCCAGTAATCGCAGGAGAAGGATATCTATTCGAATTGGAACGCAGGGGATATCTGCAGGCAGGCTCATTCGTACCCGAAGTGGCGCTGGATAATCCGGAGGCACTCAAACAGACATACCGCGACTACATGAATGCAGGTTCCGATGTCGTCCTGGCCTTCACATATAACGCCCACAGGGAGAAGATGCGGATCATCGGCAAGGAGGAGCTGCTGGAACCTCTGAATAGAAATGCAATCCGACTGGCAAAAGAAGTGGCAAAGGAGCATCCTACGGAAGAAGCACTGGTGGCAGGCAACATTTCCAATACGAACATCTTTGATCCGGACAACCCCGAATCAAAAGATCAGGTGAGGCGGATGTTCAGGGAGATGGTCCGCTGGTGCAAGGAAGAAGAAGTGGATTACATCAATGGAGAGACGTTCTATTATCATGAGGAAGCAGTGATCGCTCTCGAAGAAATCCAAAGACAGGGCATACCCGCTGTCATCACGCTGGGGTTGATGGGAGAAAACATATTGAGGGACGGCTTTACCGTAGAGGAATCCTGCAGGATATTATCCGAAAAAGGTGCGCTGGTGGTAGGCATGAACTGCTTCCGCGGGCCGGCCACCATGCAGCCCTATCTCGAAAAGATACGGGCATCAGTCGATGGTTACGTGGGCGGACTGCCGATTCCGTACCGGACTACAGAGGAACACCCGACCTTCTTCAATCTGCCTGACGGCGGATGCAGCTGCCACCTGCCGCTCGAGACGACCTTCCCAACTTCACTCGACCCGCTTTACCATAACCGGTATGAGCTGGCCGAATGGGCAAAGAGCGCCAAAGACATAGGCGTCAACTATATTGGACTGTGCTGCGGGGCCTCCCCTGCCATGCTCCGCTCCGTTGCGGAAGCCGTCGGAATGGAAACGGTCAACTCCAAGTACTCTCCCAATATGGAAAAGCATTTTCTTTTCGGCAAGGATGAATCATTGCAGGCGCACAATGTCAGTTATCGTTCGAAAGCATAG
- a CDS encoding response regulator transcription factor: protein MKKVLLIDDEARMLELLTLYLTPYGYECRKALGAKEGLEYIRQERFDIVLLDIMMPDKDGWQTAREIRESSDVPIIMVTAREQKTDVVKGLKLGADDYITKPFDEAELIARMEALLRRVEPASRVEVEGLLWDEERFELSYEGQPIKLTPKEFSLIGLVMKHPGRVYSREHLIDLVWGMHSETEGRTVDSHVRNIREKIRESGFPIDNHFHTVWGIGYKWVKQ from the coding sequence ATGAAGAAGGTGCTGTTGATTGATGATGAAGCACGGATGCTGGAATTGCTGACGCTCTATCTGACCCCGTATGGCTATGAATGCAGAAAAGCTTTGGGGGCGAAGGAGGGGCTTGAATATATCAGGCAGGAGCGGTTTGATATTGTGCTGCTCGATATCATGATGCCGGATAAGGATGGTTGGCAGACGGCAAGGGAAATCCGTGAAAGCTCCGATGTGCCGATCATCATGGTGACGGCCCGTGAACAGAAGACGGATGTGGTCAAAGGGTTGAAACTCGGAGCGGACGACTATATCACGAAACCTTTCGATGAAGCGGAACTCATTGCGCGGATGGAAGCCCTGTTGAGGCGGGTGGAACCTGCGAGCCGTGTCGAAGTGGAGGGGCTCCTTTGGGATGAGGAACGGTTTGAACTGTCCTATGAAGGGCAGCCCATCAAGCTGACACCAAAGGAATTTTCACTCATCGGGCTGGTCATGAAGCACCCGGGCCGTGTCTATTCAAGGGAGCACCTGATCGACCTGGTATGGGGGATGCATTCGGAGACTGAAGGGCGCACCGTCGACTCCCATGTCAGGAACATCCGGGAGAAGATCAGGGAATCAGGATTCCCGATCGACAATCATTTCCATACAGTGTGGGGTATCGGATACAAGTGGGTGAAGCAGTAG
- a CDS encoding YdhK family protein, producing the protein MTNYINGLTKEELKERLHQYNKQSGPHSDGHMNMEPESHSGGHMNHSAEEMSSSGEVPGDLKEAVNPTYEVGSTARITADHMQGMDGAEATISGAFDTTVYTVSYMPTTGGEMVEDHKWVIHEELVDPGATPLQPGDEVTMEATHMEGMEGAVATIDSAEQTTVYMVDFTTTNTGEEVQNHKWVTESELSPVE; encoded by the coding sequence ATGACGAACTACATCAATGGCCTGACAAAGGAAGAGCTGAAAGAAAGACTGCACCAATACAATAAGCAGTCCGGGCCCCACTCTGATGGACATATGAATATGGAACCTGAATCACATTCGGGCGGACACATGAACCATTCCGCTGAAGAGATGTCGAGTTCCGGTGAAGTTCCTGGAGACTTGAAAGAAGCGGTGAATCCTACATATGAAGTAGGAAGCACAGCACGCATCACTGCAGATCATATGCAGGGCATGGACGGCGCTGAAGCAACAATTTCCGGTGCATTCGATACAACTGTCTACACTGTGTCCTATATGCCGACGACAGGTGGCGAAATGGTCGAAGACCATAAATGGGTCATTCATGAGGAACTGGTCGACCCTGGCGCCACACCATTGCAGCCGGGTGACGAAGTGACCATGGAAGCCACACATATGGAGGGCATGGAAGGTGCCGTTGCGACGATAGATTCCGCAGAACAGACCACCGTCTATATGGTCGACTTCACGACCACCAATACCGGTGAAGAAGTACAGAACCATAAATGGGTGACGGAGAGCGAACTGTCCCCTGTCGAATAG
- a CDS encoding FMN-binding glutamate synthase family protein, producing MGKITKYLPSAIMTSSVAAPLAYMAYMYQKDDRQKQHAILRNFPLLGRVRYISEHVGPELRQYLFAEDNEGEPFSRLEFQNVVKAGKYNERLLGFGSDRDFKEEGFFIRNSPFPKLSSEMRVDNTQKTNTYKYIVDNEGLFSRKEHREESQADPYLLRDEDAIVLGEGRCRQPFHVKGQVGMSGMSYGALGERAITALSRGLSLAGGTWMNTGEGGISDHHLAGNADLMMQIGPGLFGVRTPAGEFSWDAFREKAELEQVKAFEIKLAQGAKTRGGHLEGKKVTEEIARIRLIEPGKTVNSPNRFVEYDSFPKLFDFIEELREVGGKPVGMKIVVGDIESLEEMAQAMKESGKGPDFITIDGGEGGTGATYQELADSVGLPIMTALPIVDELLRAYGIRDRVKLIASGKLITPDKAAIALAMGADLIHIARGFMISVGCIMAEVCHTNTCPVGVATTDDKLQEGLIVDEKLYRVTNYVTSMRAGLFNVAAAAGVDSPTKIERKHIVYKDGQGRISSVESMMEKLQK from the coding sequence ATGGGAAAGATAACGAAATATCTGCCATCGGCGATCATGACCTCCTCGGTTGCGGCGCCGCTTGCCTATATGGCATACATGTATCAGAAGGATGACCGGCAGAAGCAGCACGCGATATTGCGCAATTTTCCTCTGCTCGGGCGGGTGCGGTATATATCGGAACATGTCGGGCCGGAATTGAGGCAGTATCTTTTTGCGGAAGACAATGAAGGGGAACCGTTCTCAAGACTCGAGTTCCAGAATGTGGTCAAGGCGGGAAAGTACAATGAACGGCTGCTGGGATTCGGTTCTGACCGTGACTTCAAGGAAGAGGGGTTCTTCATAAGGAACAGTCCGTTTCCGAAGCTGTCTTCAGAAATGCGGGTCGATAATACCCAGAAGACGAATACTTATAAGTACATCGTCGACAATGAGGGACTCTTCTCCCGTAAGGAGCATCGTGAGGAGTCACAAGCTGATCCGTACCTCCTGCGGGATGAGGACGCAATCGTGCTTGGTGAGGGCAGGTGCCGGCAGCCGTTCCATGTCAAAGGACAGGTAGGCATGTCCGGGATGAGCTATGGTGCCCTCGGTGAACGGGCGATCACTGCACTGTCGAGAGGGCTGTCGCTTGCCGGCGGTACATGGATGAATACCGGGGAAGGCGGGATATCCGATCATCACCTGGCCGGCAATGCGGACCTCATGATGCAGATTGGACCGGGACTTTTCGGCGTCCGCACGCCAGCAGGTGAATTCTCCTGGGATGCCTTCAGGGAAAAGGCGGAGCTGGAGCAGGTGAAGGCCTTTGAGATCAAGCTTGCCCAAGGGGCCAAGACCCGGGGCGGCCACCTTGAAGGAAAGAAGGTCACTGAAGAGATTGCCAGGATCCGATTGATCGAACCGGGGAAGACCGTCAACAGTCCGAACCGTTTCGTCGAATATGATTCCTTCCCGAAGCTGTTCGACTTCATCGAAGAACTGCGTGAAGTCGGCGGAAAACCGGTGGGGATGAAGATCGTGGTCGGTGACATTGAAAGCCTCGAAGAGATGGCCCAGGCCATGAAGGAGTCGGGTAAGGGACCGGACTTCATCACCATCGACGGCGGGGAAGGCGGAACAGGTGCGACGTATCAGGAACTTGCGGATTCCGTCGGTCTGCCGATCATGACCGCGCTGCCGATCGTCGATGAGCTGCTCCGTGCGTACGGTATCCGGGACCGCGTCAAACTGATCGCCTCCGGCAAGCTGATCACACCCGATAAGGCAGCCATCGCGCTTGCGATGGGGGCGGATCTCATCCATATCGCACGCGGTTTCATGATCAGCGTCGGCTGCATCATGGCCGAAGTCTGTCATACCAACACATGTCCGGTCGGGGTGGCGACGACCGACGATAAGCTACAGGAAGGCCTTATCGTGGATGAGAAGCTCTACCGCGTCACCAACTATGTCACCTCGATGCGTGCTGGACTGTTCAATGTAGCCGCCGCTGCCGGGGTCGATTCACCGACCAAGATCGAGCGGAAGCATATCGTCTATAAGGATGGACAGGGTCGCATTTCATCAGTGGAAAGCATGATGGAAAAGCTTCAAAAATAA
- a CDS encoding NAD(P)H-binding protein has translation MKVCVFGGNEDVGGYILKQLNAAGYEAVTMAETENSAEELKMLGAAEVIISEAGDFSRAFAGADAIIYIAGASINAAESQDALVDHDAVSAALEEAEREKVGRFVYLSAVRMDEPEETKKTGGKHKPEEWMEESGLNYTVIRTSKAVSKPGKGTIEAAETVDGVDAEVPYEDIAAAIVESLDNKNTFRKTFEMTAGETGIKVALDDL, from the coding sequence ATGAAGGTGTGCGTGTTTGGCGGGAATGAAGATGTGGGCGGGTATATCCTGAAGCAGCTGAATGCAGCAGGATATGAAGCCGTGACCATGGCGGAAACTGAAAACAGTGCAGAAGAGCTGAAGATGCTCGGTGCAGCAGAGGTGATCATTTCTGAAGCGGGGGATTTTTCCAGAGCATTTGCAGGAGCGGATGCGATCATATACATTGCAGGCGCAAGCATCAATGCAGCTGAGAGCCAGGATGCTTTGGTCGACCATGATGCCGTGAGCGCTGCACTTGAGGAAGCGGAACGGGAGAAGGTGGGACGCTTCGTCTACTTGAGCGCCGTCCGCATGGATGAACCCGAGGAAACGAAGAAGACGGGTGGAAAGCACAAACCGGAAGAGTGGATGGAGGAGAGCGGTCTCAACTATACGGTAATCCGGACGTCGAAGGCGGTCAGCAAGCCTGGGAAGGGCACGATTGAAGCGGCAGAGACGGTTGATGGAGTGGATGCAGAGGTGCCTTATGAGGATATAGCTGCCGCTATTGTCGAATCACTCGACAACAAGAATACATTCAGGAAGACATTCGAAATGACTGCCGGGGAGACCGGCATCAAAGTGGCACTGGATGACTTGTAG
- a CDS encoding SDR family NAD(P)-dependent oxidoreductase produces MGKLQDKVTIITGGISGIGKASADLFAAEGAKLILVDMDEEKGQEVASEYTSNGHEAIFIRADVTSEADAENVFNKTIKKFGRVDILFNNAGIGAVKPTHEVPYAEYRKTVNVDLDAVFLFAQHAIKRFLEQGGGIIVNTASMYGWIGAPGSAAYNAAKGGVINLTRSLGVEYAAKNIRVNALCPGFIDTPIIPEDQKKTLSEITPMGRLGQSEEMAKAALFLASDDSSFMTGNTLTVDGGFTAQ; encoded by the coding sequence ATGGGTAAACTACAGGACAAAGTAACGATCATTACAGGTGGAATTTCAGGCATCGGGAAGGCGTCTGCAGATCTGTTCGCAGCCGAAGGCGCCAAGCTCATACTCGTCGACATGGATGAAGAGAAGGGCCAGGAGGTTGCTTCAGAGTATACATCCAACGGTCATGAAGCCATCTTCATCAGAGCGGATGTGACGAGCGAAGCGGATGCAGAAAATGTATTCAATAAGACAATCAAGAAATTCGGCCGCGTGGACATCCTCTTCAACAACGCAGGAATCGGAGCGGTGAAACCGACGCATGAAGTGCCTTATGCCGAATACCGCAAGACCGTGAATGTCGATCTGGATGCCGTATTCCTGTTCGCACAGCATGCCATCAAGCGCTTCCTTGAGCAGGGCGGGGGCATCATCGTCAACACCGCTTCAATGTATGGCTGGATCGGTGCGCCGGGCTCTGCAGCATACAATGCAGCCAAAGGCGGCGTCATCAACCTCACACGCTCCCTCGGTGTCGAATATGCAGCGAAGAACATCCGGGTCAACGCACTGTGCCCGGGCTTCATCGACACGCCGATCATTCCGGAAGACCAGAAGAAAACACTTTCCGAGATCACACCAATGGGCCGTCTCGGCCAGTCCGAGGAAATGGCCAAAGCGGCACTGTTCCTCGCTTCAGATGATTCCAGCTTCATGACAGGAAATACGCTGACCGTCGACGGTGGCTTCACTGCGCAATAA
- a CDS encoding sensor histidine kinase — protein MRNQLSLKIGLLFFVVIVTVELILFSILYTNLVNDRVNEVMGDLLARGNTHRDVLQENYTSTTLDHVAIMESESDFIAVITDQEGSVITSSSAIAPEINTVIDHTDEEHIPDEGIILESDWADEKYVATDSPIIMDGTHIGHVFMFADSNDIKEIISNLGRQFLFIGLVTVILTIITVMVLSRVITQPLVRMKEATEALNGGTHEVALSTDRKDELGELATAITRLSQDLKRVKNERNEFLASISHELRTPLTYLKGYADIIGRGNVAEEDRARYIRIIQEETAHLSGLVQGLFELAKIDQNEFAVEKEKIMFDNLIQKVVERIYPAVKEGEIEFSYNCPDDVVIAVDPERIQQVLLNILDNAIKYTPRGNPVHLEVFQDDSEVLIVISDSGEGIAEEDLKYIFERLYRAEKSRSRSKGGSGLGLTIAKEIVALHNGSMEVESNIGEGTRFKITLPKEDAHEEGAVD, from the coding sequence ATGCGGAATCAATTATCTTTGAAGATAGGACTGCTGTTCTTTGTGGTCATCGTCACTGTTGAACTCATCCTCTTCTCCATACTGTATACAAATCTGGTCAATGATCGTGTCAATGAAGTGATGGGGGATCTGCTGGCACGGGGCAACACCCATCGGGATGTGCTTCAGGAGAACTATACATCTACGACTCTGGATCATGTTGCCATAATGGAATCCGAATCCGACTTCATTGCGGTGATTACGGATCAAGAGGGATCGGTCATCACCAGTTCCAGTGCCATCGCACCGGAAATCAACACAGTCATCGACCATACGGATGAGGAACACATACCTGATGAGGGTATCATATTGGAGTCCGACTGGGCGGATGAGAAGTACGTCGCGACAGACAGTCCGATCATTATGGATGGAACGCACATCGGGCATGTCTTCATGTTTGCCGACAGTAACGACATCAAAGAGATCATCAGCAATCTCGGACGCCAGTTCCTGTTCATCGGACTGGTGACGGTCATATTGACCATCATTACGGTGATGGTGCTGTCCAGAGTGATCACCCAGCCGCTCGTCAGGATGAAGGAGGCTACAGAAGCATTGAATGGCGGCACCCATGAAGTGGCCCTCTCTACTGACCGTAAGGACGAACTTGGCGAGCTGGCAACGGCCATCACACGCCTGTCCCAGGACTTGAAGCGTGTGAAGAATGAAAGGAATGAGTTTCTGGCAAGCATCTCCCATGAGCTCAGGACCCCATTGACCTACCTTAAGGGATATGCCGATATCATAGGCAGGGGAAATGTGGCTGAAGAAGATCGGGCAAGGTACATCCGGATCATTCAGGAAGAGACGGCGCACCTTTCTGGCCTGGTACAGGGACTTTTCGAACTGGCCAAAATAGATCAGAATGAATTTGCCGTCGAGAAGGAGAAGATAATGTTTGATAATCTGATACAGAAGGTCGTGGAACGCATCTATCCGGCAGTCAAAGAAGGGGAAATAGAATTCTCCTATAACTGTCCAGATGATGTAGTCATAGCGGTCGATCCGGAACGGATCCAGCAGGTGCTGCTCAACATATTGGATAATGCCATCAAATATACGCCCCGCGGAAACCCGGTGCATCTGGAAGTGTTCCAGGATGACAGTGAAGTTCTGATAGTCATCTCAGATAGTGGGGAAGGCATCGCAGAAGAGGATCTGAAGTATATATTCGAGCGCCTCTATCGTGCAGAGAAGTCCAGGTCCCGCTCCAAGGGCGGCTCTGGTCTCGGCCTCACCATCGCTAAAGAAATCGTTGCTCTGCATAACGGCAGTATGGAAGTGGAAAGTAATATAGGCGAAGGGACCCGATTCAAAATAACTTTGCCGAAGGAGGATGCTCATGAAGAAGGTGCTGTTGATTGA
- a CDS encoding threonine synthase: MEQFICSCCGRKHEITPTLWKCECGGVLDIAKGTPKIDVAAWNAYPDSLWRYFETMPFKKDSRTWEGVTMGEGQSPLIVLDSETPNSYVKVDYMMPTLSFKDRGAAVLMTLAKELGVKKVIADSSGNAGTAIAAYAARCNIACDIYLRDTTSPKKIDQVKAHGATIKAVHGTREDIAAAAQRAVDEEGVFYASHVYNPYFYEGTKTYAYEIYEQLNGAPDSVIVPVGNGTLLLGVYYGFKELYENDLIEKMPKIVAIQAKHCAPLAAAYQNGEETAQAVVNEGTLAEGIAIAAPARSRQILEAVRNTNGTFIEIEEDEILDARAELSGKGFYVEVTSAVNYAGYLKHEKHPDEKIIIPLCGAGIKSK; the protein is encoded by the coding sequence TTGGAACAGTTCATCTGCAGCTGCTGTGGTAGAAAGCACGAGATTACTCCAACGTTATGGAAATGTGAATGTGGAGGTGTACTGGATATAGCGAAGGGAACCCCCAAGATTGATGTTGCAGCCTGGAATGCCTATCCGGACTCGTTATGGCGCTATTTTGAAACCATGCCCTTCAAAAAGGATTCGAGGACATGGGAAGGCGTCACGATGGGAGAAGGCCAATCACCTCTAATTGTCCTGGATTCTGAAACCCCAAATTCATATGTGAAAGTCGACTATATGATGCCGACGTTATCCTTCAAGGATCGGGGCGCAGCGGTTCTGATGACACTGGCCAAAGAGTTGGGTGTGAAAAAGGTGATTGCCGACAGCAGCGGCAATGCAGGCACAGCAATCGCAGCCTATGCAGCACGCTGCAATATCGCCTGTGACATCTACTTGCGTGATACAACATCACCGAAGAAGATCGATCAGGTGAAGGCACATGGGGCCACAATCAAGGCGGTCCATGGCACCCGTGAGGACATTGCCGCGGCAGCCCAACGGGCTGTGGATGAAGAGGGGGTCTTCTACGCCAGTCATGTGTACAATCCTTATTTCTATGAAGGGACAAAGACATACGCCTACGAAATCTACGAACAGCTGAACGGCGCGCCCGATTCAGTTATTGTTCCGGTGGGGAATGGGACGCTGCTTCTCGGTGTCTATTACGGCTTTAAAGAGCTTTATGAAAATGATTTGATTGAGAAGATGCCGAAGATCGTCGCCATCCAGGCGAAGCACTGTGCGCCCCTGGCTGCGGCTTATCAGAATGGTGAAGAAACCGCACAGGCTGTCGTCAATGAAGGGACGCTGGCGGAAGGGATTGCCATCGCTGCACCAGCGCGATCCAGACAGATTCTTGAAGCTGTAAGGAATACGAATGGTACATTCATTGAAATTGAAGAGGATGAAATCCTCGATGCCCGGGCTGAACTGAGCGGAAAAGGATTCTATGTCGAAGTGACATCAGCAGTCAACTATGCCGGCTACCTCAAGCATGAAAAACATCCGGACGAAAAAATAATCATCCCACTCTGTGGTGCGGGCATCAAATCGAAATAG
- a CDS encoding RidA family protein, with the protein MKQIFEVGNLKSNGHYALATIHGDTVYISGQFAVDPETREKKFGPIEEETLQALKNVEAIVGAAGSSKAQIVRMNLYIPDVKLWDKVDGVYKEFFGGHKPARTVIPTNELHFGFKIEVDAIAYI; encoded by the coding sequence ATGAAGCAGATCTTTGAAGTGGGAAATTTAAAATCAAATGGACATTATGCCTTGGCGACCATACATGGAGATACCGTGTATATATCCGGACAGTTTGCGGTCGACCCGGAAACCCGGGAAAAGAAGTTCGGGCCAATTGAAGAGGAGACGCTGCAGGCACTCAAGAATGTGGAGGCTATTGTGGGAGCGGCCGGCAGTTCGAAAGCGCAGATTGTGCGCATGAACCTGTATATTCCGGATGTGAAGCTGTGGGATAAGGTGGACGGCGTCTACAAGGAATTCTTCGGCGGGCACAAACCTGCCCGTACTGTGATACCGACGAACGAACTTCATTTTGGCTTCAAAATTGAAGTGGATGCCATCGCATATATCTAA
- a CDS encoding CPBP family intramembrane glutamic endopeptidase: protein MLLVGDDWKLATQNLKVDYRGVGKMKDMGKFALAGLIVMSVLSFTNFFGTRIAGVAVIVGVIFFFLHKRREGETSSNSGLDIKAIGHDLKQKGIWFWIILPVIMNALSIGIALIFLPDYLEHVVSRTEAFLSWNLLFLLILQLAFFALGEEIAWRAFFQKQLGKMMPIIPAVLLTSLLFSFGHIVFASPFVVVYDIFFVFINSVLYGIVFYRTDNAWISAIAHFLANFSSVVFFLWIY from the coding sequence GTGCTATTGGTGGGGGATGACTGGAAACTCGCCACTCAAAATTTGAAGGTTGATTACAGGGGAGTGGGAAAAATGAAGGATATGGGTAAGTTTGCTCTAGCCGGCCTCATTGTAATGTCAGTGTTATCATTCACCAATTTTTTCGGAACAAGAATTGCGGGAGTGGCGGTCATTGTCGGAGTCATTTTCTTTTTTCTCCATAAAAGGAGGGAAGGGGAAACCAGTTCCAACAGTGGCCTGGATATAAAAGCCATAGGGCATGATCTGAAACAAAAGGGAATCTGGTTCTGGATCATCCTTCCGGTCATCATGAATGCATTGAGCATCGGCATTGCCCTGATTTTTCTGCCTGATTACCTCGAACATGTCGTTTCGAGGACAGAAGCCTTCCTTTCATGGAACTTATTGTTCCTGTTGATTTTGCAATTGGCTTTCTTCGCATTGGGTGAAGAGATTGCCTGGCGGGCTTTCTTTCAAAAGCAACTGGGCAAAATGATGCCGATCATTCCTGCAGTGCTGCTTACTTCGCTGCTGTTTTCATTTGGTCATATCGTCTTCGCCAGTCCATTTGTTGTAGTATACGATATCTTTTTCGTCTTCATCAACAGTGTTTTATATGGCATTGTCTTCTATAGGACTGATAATGCCTGGATCAGTGCAATCGCTCATTTCCTGGCTAATTTTTCTTCTGTCGTTTTCTTTCTATGGATCTATTGA
- a CDS encoding APC family permease, translating to MSDYKENSLSLTGAVGLGTGVMISAGIFALLGQIAALAGTWFPVMFIVGGIVTGFSAYSYIKMSNEYPSAGGIGMFLAKAYGQGTITASAAMLMAVSMVINQSLVARTFGTYTLQIFGMDATSYLVPVLAVGLLLFAFLVNISGNSFIQTFTSIVSLLKILGLVTFAMGGLWVAGFSITPAESSGGTEDATIASIIAAVALTILSFKGFTTITNSGSEIVNPNKNVGRAIVISISISLFVYLLVAWAVSSNLPLDQIIAAKDYSLAEAARPAFGDYGVWFTVAIAIIATVSGIIASVFAVSRMLAMLTDMKLIPHKHFGMPGRIQKHTLVYTIVLAMVLAVIFDLSRIASVGAILYLVMDMIVHWGVFRHLREKVDAKPWILITALILDGIVLAAFVWVKLMNDWLIVAVSLIFIIVIFVGEYVFLKNRDEGGGAHADHY from the coding sequence ATGAGCGACTATAAAGAGAACAGCCTATCCCTGACAGGTGCAGTCGGCCTTGGTACAGGCGTGATGATCAGTGCCGGCATATTTGCACTGCTGGGTCAGATTGCAGCACTTGCCGGAACCTGGTTTCCGGTCATGTTCATCGTCGGGGGCATTGTGACGGGTTTCAGTGCCTATTCCTACATCAAGATGAGCAATGAGTATCCATCGGCTGGAGGCATCGGCATGTTTCTGGCGAAAGCATATGGCCAGGGCACCATCACCGCTTCTGCAGCGATGCTCATGGCCGTCTCCATGGTCATCAACCAGAGTCTCGTGGCGCGTACCTTCGGCACCTATACATTACAGATATTCGGCATGGATGCAACGAGCTATCTGGTGCCTGTGCTTGCAGTCGGCCTTCTGCTCTTTGCATTCCTGGTCAATATTTCCGGCAACAGCTTCATCCAGACGTTCACCTCGATCGTTTCCCTGCTTAAAATCCTCGGTCTTGTCACATTCGCTATGGGCGGGCTGTGGGTTGCCGGATTCTCCATCACACCGGCTGAAAGCAGTGGGGGCACAGAGGATGCCACAATCGCCAGCATCATTGCAGCTGTAGCCCTTACCATACTGTCATTCAAAGGATTTACGACGATCACGAACAGTGGTTCTGAGATCGTCAATCCAAACAAAAATGTCGGCCGGGCGATCGTCATATCGATTTCGATCAGCCTATTCGTCTATCTTCTGGTCGCATGGGCGGTATCCAGCAATCTGCCGCTCGACCAGATCATTGCAGCCAAGGACTATTCCCTTGCTGAAGCGGCCAGACCGGCATTCGGCGACTACGGTGTATGGTTCACCGTCGCCATCGCCATCATCGCGACAGTATCCGGCATCATTGCCAGCGTATTCGCCGTCTCCCGTATGCTTGCCATGCTGACGGACATGAAGCTGATTCCACACAAGCACTTCGGGATGCCCGGACGGATCCAGAAGCACACATTGGTATACACGATTGTACTTGCGATGGTGCTCGCGGTCATCTTCGACCTCAGCCGCATCGCCTCGGTCGGTGCCATACTCTATCTCGTGATGGACATGATCGTGCATTGGGGCGTGTTCAGACATCTGAGGGAGAAGGTCGATGCCAAGCCATGGATCCTCATTACAGCCTTGATCCTTGATGGGATCGTACTCGCTGCCTTCGTCTGGGTCAAGCTGATGAATGACTGGCTGATCGTTGCCGTGTCACTTATTTTCATCATCGTCATCTTCGTCGGGGAGTATGTATTCCTTAAAAACCGGGATGAGGGAGGAGGAGCACATGCGGACCATTATTGA
- a CDS encoding four-helix bundle copper-binding protein, with protein sequence MAHEKNQQLIQTLHECLEACNHCYDACLREEDVKMMAECIRLDRECADICAFLEQSLTRNSPFSSDLAAVCAKVCEACGNECKKHDHDHCQKCADACFKCAEACKQFA encoded by the coding sequence TTGGCTCATGAAAAGAACCAGCAACTGATTCAGACGCTGCATGAATGTTTGGAAGCCTGTAACCACTGCTACGACGCCTGCCTGAGGGAAGAAGATGTGAAGATGATGGCGGAGTGCATCCGTCTGGACCGTGAGTGTGCAGATATCTGTGCATTCCTGGAGCAGTCTCTGACCAGAAACTCACCATTCTCTTCAGACCTGGCTGCCGTATGTGCAAAAGTCTGCGAAGCATGCGGAAACGAATGTAAGAAGCACGACCACGACCATTGCCAGAAGTGTGCAGATGCATGCTTCAAATGTGCGGAAGCGTGTAAACAGTTCGCATAG